The genomic interval GCCGAATTCAATCGGTCCCTTTGTCATCGGCCGCGTCATTGCCCCGTTGCTTCAACGCAATCCTCATCTGCAGCTGGAGATCAACGCCACCGACAGGCTGGTCGATATCGTTGCGGAGGGTTTCGACGCCGGCATCCGTTTTGGCGAACGCGTCACCGAGGGCATGATCGCGCTGCGCATCAAGCCGCGTATCCGCTTGGTCGTCGTCGGTTCGCCCGCCTATTTCGAGACCCGTTCGAAACCGGCAACGCCCCACGAACTCAAGCGCCATCTCTGCATCCAGAATATGTTTCCCTCTGGAGCGCGTTACGCCTGGGAGTTCGAGAAAGATGGTCAGACGGTGAGCTTTCAGCCGACCGGGCCTCTGTCGCTCGACGATCACGAACTGATGATGCAGGCAGCGCTTGGAGGCGTCGGTCTTGCCTATATCTGGGAGCCGCGCGTGGAAAGGGCCATTGCCGAGGGCGAATTGATCCAGGTGCTCGACGATTGGTGCCAGCCGGAGGAACCGCTTTATCTCTACTACCCGAGCCGCCGCCACATGTCGGCAGGCTTCAGGGCGGTCATCGCCGCGATCAGGGCGGACTGAAGAAGGGGATTATTGTCCGTCTGCGGGGCAAAATCGTTGATATCAACGAGCAGCTTTTGTGGGCGAATGGCCATCGGCACGCATGGCCGCGATCGTCTGAAGCGCCTGAAGATAAACCGCCAGATCGCGGGCCGGATCGGCCGGAAAAGTGGTTGTGCGAAATACCTTGCCTCCGGTCGCCTCGACGCCTCCGTCGATCATCAGATTGTCGGCCATGCCGTGATTTTCGATCGCGATACCATCCGGCCCACGTGGACGCCCGCTCGTTTCGTCGATTTCGAGCCCTGCATACCAGATCGAACGAACACGCAGCCCGTAATCGTCGGGGTGATTGGTATAGGCGAACACCGCTTTTTCCAGTGCGATCATGAAACCGATCTCGTAGACCGTGCCCGGGTCGGCGCTGACGCCTCGAAAGGGCGTGATATTGGCAAGGCAGATATCGGCTCTACGCATGGCGGTATCGTTGCGTGCGTAGATCTCGGCGGCCGTTCGCTTCACCGGCGTCTGGTTCTCGTCGCTGCCGGGACCGGTCGGCTCGAAACCGAACTGGCGTGCCAATCGGCGTTTTTCCGCCATGATGGGCATGGCATCGGGAAGAAAGACTTCCGGGCCGGCGAGGTAAATGGTGGTCATCGCTATCCTCTGCTAAGCGCGAGCTCAAGCGCCGGGGCTGAGGGCGCAGCCAGGCACGGAGTCCATTTCCGACGGAAGCGAAGCAAATAGCAAGCCGCACTGGGCGGGAATTGTCCATTTTTTGAGGCGCAGCCTGGGAGATATCAGCGGGCGGGCGACGGGATTTTCATTCCTGGCGCTGCGGAAGGATGGTCCTTCGACCGCCGGCCGCTTCGGGGAGAGCATCGAGATGATGCGGACGAAATGAAAAAGCCTGGGGTTCGCGCCCGGCATCCTTTTGACTCCGGTGGATGAACTGGCCAAAGATGCCCCGTGGCCAGCGTCGTCGGGAGAGGTTGATGAACGGTCGGATTTTGATAGCGGCTATTCGAGGCAGAG from Rhizobium lentis carries:
- a CDS encoding nucleoside 2-deoxyribosyltransferase, whose translation is MTTIYLAGPEVFLPDAMPIMAEKRRLARQFGFEPTGPGSDENQTPVKRTAAEIYARNDTAMRRADICLANITPFRGVSADPGTVYEIGFMIALEKAVFAYTNHPDDYGLRVRSIWYAGLEIDETSGRPRGPDGIAIENHGMADNLMIDGGVEATGGKVFRTTTFPADPARDLAVYLQALQTIAAMRADGHSPTKAAR
- a CDS encoding LysR family transcriptional regulator; translated protein: MRATELSELAAFAAVARHRSFRKAGEERGVTASAVSHAVLNLEDRIGIRLLNRTTRSVSLTEAGELLVSHLDPAFGEMAAALDALNRYRDTPFGKVRINVPNSIGPFVIGRVIAPLLQRNPHLQLEINATDRLVDIVAEGFDAGIRFGERVTEGMIALRIKPRIRLVVVGSPAYFETRSKPATPHELKRHLCIQNMFPSGARYAWEFEKDGQTVSFQPTGPLSLDDHELMMQAALGGVGLAYIWEPRVERAIAEGELIQVLDDWCQPEEPLYLYYPSRRHMSAGFRAVIAAIRAD